A genome region from Myxosarcina sp. GI1 includes the following:
- a CDS encoding dockerin type I domain-containing protein — protein MSTHTHSHHSSNHNHNHTETSKSAAPLLTVPDFNGDGNVDNADIRDIIARYEAVEGDELYHPLYDTNINGEIDSYDIENVIHALGENVPLIDQQIAQATQATMKYYGADGLENAIANGYIPFTQEVEGHGIHYFNASLAIEIANSKESDIKRPVGLNYDFDGNLLAVFYIRVPNTQEVTPDNPLGNLMVDSADDFPPSSFNTLNADDWHIHQNFWMTGLGSLNSESVYGFEEGVPIEATVSRLQNVDFKLFPESDKLFSAKFWMLHGWFHSLNSEGTFANTDPDVGIYAPEELGVHGGHHSGSTDLISGTDAGEKLLGTDRNERFNGFDGDDIIRGGLGDDSIWGGHGDDIIRGDLNKSSTGGNDMLYGGPDKDKIYGQKGSDRLFGGTEDDKIYGGAGNDLIRGGLGDDWLRGGSGKDTFVLAKGEGTDTITDLKIDKDTIVLYGGIASEDLSINQMNSNTEISFADRTLAVLKGIDADKLIAASNDVFMAV, from the coding sequence ATGAGTACTCATACTCATTCACATCATAGTTCAAATCACAATCATAATCATACTGAAACAAGCAAGTCTGCTGCCCCATTATTGACTGTTCCCGACTTCAATGGAGACGGTAATGTAGACAATGCCGATATCAGAGATATTATCGCTCGTTACGAAGCAGTAGAGGGAGACGAATTATATCATCCTTTATACGACACAAATATTAATGGAGAAATAGACAGCTATGACATAGAAAATGTAATCCATGCTCTAGGAGAAAATGTACCTCTTATAGACCAACAAATTGCCCAGGCGACTCAAGCCACCATGAAATATTATGGTGCCGACGGTCTGGAAAATGCGATCGCCAATGGCTATATACCTTTTACCCAAGAAGTAGAAGGTCACGGTATTCACTACTTTAACGCTTCTTTGGCTATTGAAATTGCAAATTCAAAAGAGTCAGATATTAAACGTCCTGTAGGTTTGAACTACGATTTTGACGGAAATCTTTTGGCTGTGTTTTATATACGTGTACCTAATACACAGGAAGTAACACCAGACAATCCTTTGGGAAATCTTATGGTTGACTCAGCAGATGATTTTCCGCCCTCTTCATTTAATACTCTAAATGCTGATGACTGGCATATCCATCAAAACTTTTGGATGACAGGACTTGGAAGTTTAAACTCCGAATCAGTATATGGATTTGAAGAAGGGGTACCTATCGAAGCAACAGTTTCACGCTTACAAAATGTTGATTTTAAACTATTCCCAGAATCAGATAAACTCTTTAGTGCTAAATTCTGGATGTTACACGGATGGTTTCATTCGTTAAATTCAGAGGGAACTTTTGCTAATACTGACCCTGATGTAGGCATTTATGCGCCAGAAGAATTAGGCGTACATGGCGGACATCATTCAGGAAGTACCGATCTAATTTCTGGAACCGATGCAGGGGAAAAACTATTAGGTACCGATCGAAACGAACGCTTCAATGGTTTTGACGGTGACGATATAATACGTGGTGGACTTGGGGATGATTCTATTTGGGGTGGTCATGGTGATGACATAATAAGAGGAGATCTAAACAAATCCTCCACAGGTGGCAACGACATGCTTTATGGAGGACCTGATAAGGATAAAATTTACGGACAAAAAGGAAGCGATCGCCTGTTTGGTGGTACGGAAGACGATAAAATTTACGGTGGAGCAGGAAACGATCTAATTAGAGGTGGTTTGGGAGACGATTGGTTAAGAGGTGGTAGTGGCAAAGATACTTTTGTTTTAGCTAAAGGTGAAGGTACCGATACTATTACCGATTTAAAAATCGATAAAGATACGATCGTACTCTATGGTGGTATTGCTAGCGAAGATTTGTCTATTAACCAAATGAATAGCAATACGGAAATCAGCTTTGCCGATCGAACTCTAGCAGTTTTAAAAGGTATCGATGCCGATAAATTAATCGCTGCTAGTAATGATGTCTTTATGGCTGTTTAG
- a CDS encoding glutamate-cysteine ligase family protein: MQLDNSRLGLEQEFFIVDTEGFLSNRADEFLQLCHEIAESQNRKTECFAPEFVKSIIEINTVPVNNLSELTQEYLDLLQILLKVADRLDLRLYPLSTYPLYTTPVMRNKPNYHLQVRTVGEGRFDNAAKCTGTHVHLDLPDNVVDRKVGIAYNSSPEARSLLVNIYNLATAFDAAIIALSRACPFYDGKVAGKAMRTIHYRGSDRYAWQGVYTKMQTVGGLLPYVETAEELSEQLFNRYHCWLQAMDRAGVPREMFLDSGGELLTAGWNPIRLNSVGTVELRGMDSNYPELTLSLVALVSEAANRLRREGLTVKPKKGIKTFKLQDNELNVPDFDYLNGELLYAAVTEGVNNAAVRDYLDSIVEFSFDRSELSDRLAHFKTALGEYTTTEAQLLNKFSTTTGEIDREDGLALVRYCCDRLEEEVDYLCSQHSAKNALYSSLDEVGRENS; encoded by the coding sequence ATGCAGCTTGACAACTCTCGTCTCGGTCTAGAACAAGAATTTTTCATCGTAGATACCGAGGGTTTTTTATCCAATCGCGCCGATGAATTTTTGCAACTCTGTCATGAAATAGCAGAATCGCAAAACCGTAAGACAGAATGTTTTGCCCCTGAGTTTGTCAAAAGTATTATTGAAATTAACACCGTTCCAGTTAATAATCTTAGCGAATTAACTCAAGAATATCTCGACCTGCTACAAATCTTGCTAAAAGTAGCCGATCGGCTAGATCTAAGGCTTTATCCCCTATCTACCTATCCTTTATACACCACGCCAGTAATGAGGAATAAACCCAACTATCATTTGCAAGTACGTACCGTAGGAGAGGGAAGATTTGACAATGCAGCCAAGTGTACTGGTACTCACGTTCATTTAGACCTACCCGACAACGTAGTAGATCGTAAAGTTGGTATTGCTTACAATTCTTCTCCCGAAGCGCGATCGCTACTGGTAAATATTTACAATCTGGCTACTGCCTTTGATGCGGCAATAATTGCTTTATCCCGCGCCTGTCCTTTTTACGATGGTAAAGTAGCGGGAAAAGCCATGCGAACCATTCACTACCGAGGTAGCGATCGCTATGCCTGGCAGGGTGTGTATACTAAAATGCAAACTGTAGGTGGTTTGCTGCCCTATGTAGAAACAGCAGAAGAACTAAGCGAACAGCTATTCAATCGCTACCATTGTTGGCTACAGGCAATGGATCGCGCTGGAGTACCTAGAGAAATGTTTTTAGACTCTGGCGGCGAACTGTTAACTGCGGGGTGGAATCCCATTCGTCTCAATTCTGTCGGCACTGTCGAACTTAGAGGCATGGATAGTAACTATCCCGAACTTACACTATCACTCGTGGCTTTAGTTTCCGAAGCTGCTAATCGATTGCGCCGTGAAGGTTTGACAGTTAAACCAAAAAAGGGCATTAAGACTTTTAAATTACAAGACAATGAATTAAATGTACCCGATTTTGACTATCTTAATGGTGAGTTACTCTACGCTGCGGTAACAGAAGGAGTTAACAATGCCGCAGTTAGAGATTATCTCGATTCAATTGTAGAATTTAGCTTCGATCGTAGCGAGCTTTCCGATCGCCTGGCTCACTTTAAAACCGCATTGGGAGAATATACTACTACTGAAGCTCAACTATTAAATAAGTTTAGTACGACAACAGGGGAAATAGATCGAGAAGACGGTCTGGCTTTAGTGCGTTACTGTTGCGATCGCCTGGAAGAAGAAGTAGATTATCTCTGTTCGCAACATTCAGCTAAAAATGCTCTATATTCTAGTTTGGATGAAGTGGGTCGAGAGAATTCCTAA
- the mfd gene encoding transcription-repair coupling factor, whose protein sequence is MAFASIVRAVEKSPLTRELIAKLNKNQSLLLNGMPRLPKGIVSSSLARAEDKNLLIVCPTLEEAGRWTAQLEAMGWQTVNFYPTSEASPYDPFDPESEIIWGQMQVLSVIDVKSENKEQPLAIIATERSLQPHLPSPDVFQAYCLTLQRGMSLESKQLDESLAKLGYDRVPLVETEGQWSRRGDIVDIFPVSAELPVRLEWFGDELERLQEFDPATQRSLDKIEQLLLTPTSFANIISDRILEINKNIDAYLTDAELEAFAEGITPEGMRRFLGFAFTKPASILDYLPDNTLIAIDEIEQCQAHSDRWIKLAEEQWQRIEPNLPKIHSDFLDCLVDTKSFSCIYLSEIAEESPRLPIANPDAVSVHNLNSRPIPITPHQFGKLAAILRGKQEIYSQMNLDKYQTWLVSAQPSRSVALLQEHDCPVQFISNPRDFRAIEKAQIQNTAVALKYSGLAELSGFILPTFRIVVVTDREFFGQQTLATASYVRKRRRAASKKVDINKLRPGDYVVHKHHGIGKFLKLEPLSHREYLVVQYADGTLRVPADSLDMLSRFRQTGSRPPELNKMANASWSKTKTKVRKSIKKLAVDLLKLYAKRSKQSGYAYPHDNPWQQELEDSFPYQPTPDQLKATQDIKIDLESDRPMDRLVCGDVGFGKTEVAIRAIFKVITSGNKQVAFLAPTTILTQQHYHTLKERFAPYPINVGLLNRFRTPAEKKEIMQRLATGELDVVVGTHQLLNKDVKFKNLGMLVIDEEQRFGVNQKEKIKAFKSQVDVLTLSATPIPRTLYMSLSGIREMSLITTPPPSRRPIKTHLSPYNPEVVRNAIRNELDRGGQVFYVVPRVEGIEEISAQLREMIPSARIAIAHGQMPESELESTMLTFSNGEADILVCTTIIESGLDIPRVNTIIIEDSQKFGLSQLYQLRGRVGRSGIQAHAWLLYPGKQTLSDTARKRLRALQEFSQLGSGYQLATRDMEIRGVGNLLGAEQSGQMTTVGFDLYMEMLQEAIQEIQGQEIPKVEDTQVDLKLTSFIPANYIPDTDQKMDAYRAVATATSKKELLQIAAEWEDRYGSIPAPTQQLIQVMELKQIAKAIGFSRIKPEGQQNIVLETPMAEPAWNLLAENIPPHLKSRFVYAPKKVIVRGLGVVKPQRQLDNLIEWLGAIHKGLPELELV, encoded by the coding sequence ATGGCTTTTGCATCTATCGTTCGTGCGGTTGAAAAATCGCCTTTAACTAGAGAATTAATCGCAAAACTAAACAAAAATCAATCTTTACTGCTTAACGGGATGCCGCGCTTACCTAAAGGCATAGTTAGCTCTAGTTTGGCACGGGCAGAAGACAAAAACTTATTGATAGTTTGTCCGACTCTGGAAGAAGCAGGGCGTTGGACGGCGCAATTAGAGGCAATGGGCTGGCAGACGGTAAATTTTTACCCTACTTCTGAAGCTTCTCCTTATGACCCTTTCGACCCCGAATCTGAAATAATTTGGGGACAGATGCAGGTGTTGTCAGTTATTGATGTCAAGTCAGAAAATAAAGAGCAACCATTAGCAATTATTGCTACAGAGCGATCGCTACAGCCCCATTTACCATCCCCAGATGTATTTCAAGCTTATTGTCTGACACTGCAAAGAGGCATGAGTTTAGAATCTAAGCAGTTAGACGAGTCTTTAGCCAAGTTAGGTTACGATCGCGTTCCTTTAGTAGAGACTGAAGGACAGTGGAGTAGACGGGGGGATATTGTCGATATTTTTCCCGTTTCGGCAGAATTACCCGTGCGCTTAGAATGGTTTGGAGACGAACTAGAACGCCTGCAAGAGTTCGATCCTGCTACCCAAAGATCTTTAGATAAGATCGAGCAATTATTATTAACGCCGACTTCTTTTGCCAATATTATTAGCGATCGCATTTTAGAAATTAATAAAAACATCGATGCTTATTTAACCGATGCCGAATTAGAAGCTTTTGCCGAAGGTATTACTCCTGAAGGAATGCGACGTTTTTTAGGATTTGCTTTTACCAAACCCGCCTCGATTTTAGATTATTTACCAGACAATACTTTAATTGCGATCGACGAAATCGAACAGTGTCAGGCACATAGCGATCGCTGGATTAAATTAGCCGAGGAACAGTGGCAGAGGATCGAACCAAACTTACCTAAAATTCACAGCGACTTTTTAGACTGCCTAGTTGATACCAAAAGCTTTTCCTGTATTTATCTTTCCGAAATTGCTGAAGAAAGTCCCCGTTTGCCAATAGCTAACCCCGATGCAGTATCGGTTCACAATCTCAATAGCCGTCCCATTCCCATTACCCCCCATCAGTTTGGCAAACTCGCGGCAATTCTTAGAGGCAAACAAGAAATCTATAGCCAGATGAATTTAGATAAATATCAAACCTGGCTGGTTTCAGCACAACCTTCCCGTTCTGTGGCACTACTGCAAGAACACGACTGCCCCGTACAGTTTATCTCCAATCCTCGCGACTTTCGGGCAATTGAAAAAGCCCAGATCCAAAATACTGCTGTCGCTTTGAAATATTCTGGTTTAGCAGAACTATCGGGCTTTATTTTACCTACCTTCCGTATCGTCGTCGTTACCGATAGGGAATTTTTCGGACAGCAAACTCTAGCTACTGCAAGTTACGTTCGCAAACGCCGCCGCGCCGCTTCTAAGAAAGTAGACATAAACAAATTACGCCCTGGTGATTATGTGGTTCACAAACATCACGGCATCGGTAAGTTTCTCAAACTCGAACCCCTATCACATAGAGAATATTTAGTAGTACAGTATGCCGATGGTACTTTGCGCGTTCCTGCAGACTCTTTAGATATGCTGTCGCGGTTTCGTCAGACGGGAAGCCGTCCGCCAGAACTCAATAAGATGGCAAACGCTTCTTGGTCGAAAACTAAAACTAAAGTCCGCAAATCGATTAAGAAACTGGCAGTAGATTTACTTAAACTCTACGCCAAACGTTCTAAGCAGTCTGGTTATGCCTATCCTCACGATAATCCCTGGCAACAAGAATTAGAAGACTCTTTCCCCTATCAACCCACACCAGATCAGCTAAAAGCCACTCAAGATATCAAAATAGATCTAGAGAGCGATCGCCCGATGGATCGTTTGGTATGTGGTGATGTCGGCTTTGGTAAAACCGAAGTAGCAATTCGGGCAATTTTTAAAGTGATTACTAGCGGCAACAAACAGGTGGCGTTTCTCGCCCCGACTACTATTCTTACCCAGCAGCACTATCACACCCTCAAAGAAAGATTTGCCCCCTATCCTATCAATGTTGGCTTGCTTAATCGTTTCCGCACTCCTGCCGAAAAAAAAGAAATTATGCAGCGTTTGGCGACAGGAGAATTAGATGTAGTAGTAGGTACGCACCAGCTATTAAATAAAGATGTCAAGTTTAAAAATCTGGGAATGCTGGTAATAGATGAAGAACAGCGTTTTGGAGTCAATCAAAAAGAAAAAATCAAAGCTTTTAAATCTCAGGTAGACGTTTTAACTCTCTCTGCCACACCCATTCCTCGTACCTTATATATGTCCCTATCGGGTATTCGGGAAATGAGCTTAATTACTACCCCTCCGCCATCTCGCCGCCCGATTAAAACCCATCTTTCCCCCTATAATCCTGAAGTAGTTCGCAACGCCATCCGCAACGAACTAGACAGAGGCGGACAGGTATTTTATGTCGTTCCCAGAGTCGAAGGCATCGAAGAAATTAGCGCGCAGCTAAGAGAAATGATACCAAGTGCCAGAATTGCGATCGCTCACGGACAGATGCCAGAATCGGAATTAGAGTCTACCATGCTGACTTTTAGCAACGGCGAAGCAGATATTCTCGTCTGTACCACCATCATCGAATCTGGTTTGGATATTCCCCGCGTCAATACAATTATTATTGAAGACTCACAAAAATTTGGTCTATCGCAACTATATCAGTTGAGAGGACGTGTTGGGCGATCGGGCATCCAGGCACACGCTTGGTTACTCTATCCAGGCAAACAAACCTTATCCGACACTGCCAGAAAAAGACTCAGGGCATTACAAGAATTTTCGCAATTGGGTTCGGGCTATCAACTAGCTACTAGAGATATGGAAATACGCGGTGTTGGTAACTTATTAGGTGCAGAACAGTCGGGGCAAATGACCACTGTAGGTTTCGATCTCTATATGGAAATGTTGCAAGAAGCCATCCAGGAAATTCAGGGACAAGAAATACCCAAAGTCGAAGATACCCAAGTCGATCTCAAACTAACTTCCTTTATTCCTGCCAACTACATTCCCGATACCGACCAAAAAATGGATGCCTATCGGGCAGTCGCTACCGCCACCTCTAAAAAAGAACTACTGCAAATTGCTGCCGAATGGGAAGATCGCTACGGTAGCATTCCCGCCCCAACTCAACAGCTAATCCAGGTAATGGAACTCAAACAAATTGCCAAAGCGATCGGTTTTTCGCGCATTAAACCAGAAGGACAGCAAAACATCGTCTTAGAAACCCCAATGGCAGAACCCGCCTGGAATCTCTTGGCTGAAAACATTCCCCCGCATTTAAAATCGCGCTTTGTCTACGCACCCAAAAAAGTCATCGTGCGCGGTTTGGGTGTGGTTAAACCGCAAAGACAGTTAGATAACTTAATTGAATGGTTAGGAGCGATTCATAAGGGTTTGCCAGAGTTGGAATTGGTTTAA